A window of Acropora muricata isolate sample 2 chromosome 6, ASM3666990v1, whole genome shotgun sequence genomic DNA:
CTAGGACTTCCTGGCATTGTGATATGACCTAGAAAAGGAGATAAAAATTATACCTCGCATGGGTCCTTGAGTCCCGTTCATATATCACCTagcacttctgtgcaaaaactggaaagaacgaaacaaaaacaaggcCCAGGGGTTGGGGCAAAGATGGTTCTCAATAGAATTTTGTACAGCCGTTGCTGTGGTAGTCACAGGCGTAACACTAATATACATGGCCAAAGGTTgtgtataaattattattattatatggaaAGACAACATCTGCAAGAGGCTTGGGCTTGAATTTACAAATGAAGTAATTATGGTGGACATATTTCAACGTTGCACAGATGTTGCGAAGCGATTGTTCGGTCATTCTGTGGTCTGCTGATAATTATGCTATTCATTTCAACAACTAAAACCGAGGAAAGGTACTTTgtactttgaaaaagaaactaacaGGCAATAGTTTATAAAGTCATTTACTCAAAAAGTTGTTCTTTGCATTTGCATCTGagagatcaataattattgatctacTGGTCAAATGCCCTTTTACAGCTGTAACACTTACATGTGACACTTGTGACAGGTGTTACGGGTTATGGGTTCAACTGAGAACCCTGGGAAATGGTTTCTAGCACTCTGTGTCTCAACACTGGGCCAAAGTCACAAGCCTTCATGAGACATGAATACTGAGCCATCCacattttcctcttttcttcATGTCTTGATTGGAGTTTTACAGAAACTCGAACAAAAGCCGTTCCGGTTTGGTGAGTCTCGCAGGAATCGAGTACGAGAGTTGAGACACAAACATCGAGAATAGAGACGCACTCATGGAGAATCAAGACGTAGTAATTGAGAATCAAGTCTCGATTCTCGACTTGATTCTCGCTTCATGTGAGGATCCAGAATTGAGTGTCAACTTAATAAGTGTACTGTAGCCTTGCAAAGTGACAGCAATAAAATTTATCATGCAAAATACTGCTTTAATATCTTAACCTGTTAAACTGGTGttattttttaatgaaagaataaattatACATATGAATGTAACGGGCCTACagttaaattattataaacaaCCAATGCTATCTTAGAGTCTATAGATAAAAAACAGTTAAACATTGATAGGTGACCAGTACCTTCTGGTGGTTGGAAATTTGAGCAATATCGTGTAATGATTACAATGTTATTACAATTATGATAATTGTTATAATcttcacaaaaagaaacaacaaaatactTGATTTTGAAACATGGTAACTCCAGTTAATATCAAACCTCTTAGTGCTGAACCACATAAAATTACATGTATACACAATAAATTGTCGCAACATTATACTTACACTCATGTAACTAATAAGACATTATGTTCGTCTCTTAGGGACCCTGTTCCAGTTGGTAATCGTACCTCGATACTTGTTATCCATAACTTGGTGATACATTAACTTTTGATGGGTCAAACTCTGTGCCAGCAAATGGTGACCCTTTAGCATTCCAAGCTTGCTTTAGAAGCTCATGTGTTTTCTggttaaaaacaaataaacaacattTAATATATAAGTTGGGAGGGTCTCATTCACTCAGATGGCACTGATGGTCTGAACAATTATTATGCACTCGCTCAGACTTCTCAAAAGAAAAGTACCCACTATACAATCAAGCCATCTACACAGGAGAAACAATTTTTTAGGCTTAATATCCTAAACACTGCTTCAAATGAAGATCTTTCAAGAGTAGTAAGAGGGCTAAAAATGATAACCAGTTTATTTCCAATGAATTCATCACTGTGTAGATATTCACTTTCTGTAAAGTAGAATAGGATTTTGGAATATATGGTGAAAGAAACTTACAGTATTAGTtaatataaaggaaaaaaacatacCTTTTCTTGGCTGGTTGGTTTGCCCTGAAGCTTTTGATGATGGTCATACATAACATGTTCAAAATCACTTTGAGTTTGTTCATCAAAATCACTGATGTCTCGAGTTGTGTCGACCTTGCTCTTATCTATTTCAGTGTCTCCCTCTAAAACAGCTGTCCAAAACCTTTCTTCTCGCTTTTCCAAGTTAATTACCACAAATTCACCAGCTTCCAGTAACCACATGGATTCTTCACTCTTCACTGTTCTTTGAAGATTGCCATCCAGAAGAACTCCGCTACCTATAgtaaaatataatattatattaacatctcaaaaagaaaaaaatttccaaggtGGGACAGTTTCTCCTCTTAGGAAGACCAAATGCTTCAAATATCAACCCTAAAGTGCCAAGATAAATCTTCAGTTGATTGGACATTGCGCTATTGTAATCCAACCCCCTTGTTCAGATTTATCTGGTTAGAGCTGCACAGGAATCACTTAACTGTATTTCTAAAAACACATTTACCTGTTATAGGTGAGACACCCTTCTTTAGCCAGACTTTCAAGTAACCACTCTTGATTTCCACACCAACATCACGGCCCTTTATTATTGAACTTGGCACTGGGATTTTAACTTCAATATCCCTTATGGTTTGAGACCATGAATACCTGTCAAGGACTGCCCCATTGTAACAATCAGCTGACTTGCCAGGTTCTAGTCCTTTGCTGTTGTCTTTTTCAATGTCCTTCTTTGCCTGAAAAGAACTATTGTCAAAGGAAAACTGAGAAATCATTATACAGTACATCGCACTTCATTAATAAAGTTGCATACCTGTTCTAATGATTGATACTTTTGTCACAAGATtctattaaattaaattagaaTTCAATCCCATATAATTTTAGTCTATTGATGGAAAAAACTGTGTGTGCAGGCTGCTACGAGTTTGATTCATGGTCCTTACTTGAAGTTGTTTTATGAAAACCACTTAGACAACAATCAGTGGCATAACTTGTATGCATGGGCATCTATACATAGCAAAACAAGAGGAAGACCAAGAACAAAAGAAGAATAAATAAAACAGTAATATGGAAAGAAAGTTAGAAGACTAAACCACTTTATTGTTAATacagcaaaattaataataaataactacTCAAACTGGCAGCTATCCAACATTAAATCAGGAGTAATTCACTTAGCTTCAGGCCGTTGGTGTGGTTCTTGCTGGTCGATATAAATGTGGCAAGAGGGGGGAAAAATTCACTCATTACCATGAACATGGGATGATAAAATTGGTGAATAAAATTATAGTCATGACATAAGTAGGAAAagcgtgaaattttgaaattgtgCATACTGGTATGACTTCAAAAATCCTGACTACACCCCTCACAatcagatgatgatgatgctgatgctGATAATCAGAGGTTGACAGTGAAGAATAGAAGACATGGTGCTACTGTAATactaagaataataattattgatacttttaaagtaattgacgttaattaaaataattgttaattgtgtATGAAATGAAGTGAATGCTCTTTTAGTATTATTATCTGTCAATAATAGCTATTTAAATATCAGTAACACCTCAGTTTAAAATAACAATAGTGCAGAAGAGTATTATTTAGCTTCTGCATAAATAATGATATGTATTAGTATTGTGAACTCCTCCATTAAAGTGGGATCTTCACTTATTATAATTATCCTGGAAGAACATTTTTGGTACTGTACCTGTCTGATGGTTGTGAATCAATCTCATGAGAAAGTGATGTTTCTATTTGAACTGATGACTGTGTAGCAGGAGGAGTCTCTGTCTGTCGGGTGACTGGTGTAGCCTGTGTGGTTATCAAATTTAGTGATACATACAGTCAATACCTTACGTAAATGATCAAAGAACAAGCATGACACGACCACACAATGGCATTACCCAGGGCCCAGCTGCTCAAAGCAGGCCACCTCTTATCCCAGGGTTCTATTACATCCAGCTTATGCAGGTACCACACATGCTGACCATGTATTTGCCAAAGACAGTCCAACAATTCTTGgatttcacatgacgtcatcaaaaattaaaaaataagggATTAAGAATCCTTTTGAGATTATATGTAGTTTACTCAGTTATTAGAATACTGAAGACTTATCTCTTTACAAATTTTCAGTATGAAAGGTTTTAAGTCTTGTGATGAAGCAAGGTTGAATAATTTTTTGAACCTGTTGAGtgacacaataattattaaagtggcAGCCGAGAATGCTGTAATGTAGGTTAAAAAAGTGAGAGACTTCACAATCTGAAAACTCCTTGTATGAGAATAAGTGCTCATATAGATGTTTAATTGAGCCCTCAGAAGACGACTAAAGGTTTTTTACAGCAAACTTGATGACATAATTATGCTTTGGTGAGCTTCTGACCGCCAAGTTTGTGCCCCGCAGAGGGGAGAGAGCAGAATTTACACCAAGAAAAAAGGTTggtaattttcatgtgtctcaacaacttttgtccatgattttAGGTTTCTGAGGTCTTCTCTATGGAGGGTCAGTATTTGTGACATGCCATACTGAGGCAGATAAAAATACTTGCATAAGtaaggagcccatcagatggagcctccatctaaattaatttcttgagtcaaccctttcctgAGTAGATTTATATTATTGAAATAccgttttcttttgtaatgcacTTGAATCACATGAATgtgcttgctgcctgctgtcaaTTCCTCTATCAGTGTctgaaacctcctcagggaactgtTCTATTTATCAACCTACTTGGGAAAGGGTTGCCTCCAATTAAAgggataaacaaaataaagtaaGACAAACTagcatgggcaccagtcacactggaAGAAACATAGAccaaagtaaaataataatagcaatcaTAGcagtaacaatgaaaaacataaaaataaaggaatgaaaaaaaaaaaaagaaacaattaataaatattaaccctaaccctctaacctaaccctaaacattaaccctaaccctacatCTAGTACCCAGAGAAGACAACTCACATTGTAAGCAGATTCTTGGCTGTTTGAATGAAGCATGCTTGGGACATCACCTCCACTTACAGATTTGGGATTTTCCATACTTGaactcattttatttttgttaagaATGCCTTGATATCTTTCAAAAACCTAAACAAAGGTAAAGACAGGGGTACATTGTATTTTTGCATGGGAGATCACATGGCTTAATTGGCACACTAAAAGAGAAGCAACCTATTCAACATGCTGATCAGTTCTTAACTGTACATTATATTTACTTGATGTGTTAATATCATCAAACTCTTTTGATTTGGTTATTATGACATGTTAAGTTCTTGAATGATTTTGTCAGCTGCCAGAGCAAATTTCTGTCAGGTAAACAGGGCTTCAAAATCTACAAAAATTGCTCAGATGGCTTATTGTTATTGGCTGGATTAAATTGTCATCATCTTAGGCCAATCAGAACCATTTACATTAATTTACACAGGTACTAACAAGCTTTTCATTATCtttagaacaataattattatcaatgtgtATGAATTACtgacatgaaaaaaattgcacacAGTCAAAGACTATTTATATCTGCATGTGTAATGACTTGATCTAATTATTGTTCCCACAGAGATACAATTCAGCCTATACAATAGGCATTATAAAGAAACTATGGGCTTCTTTTTAAGTGGTGTTTGGCGATGTTGTGTGGtgacacattgtttattattcattttacaacccatctatttgcaaaAACCATCTCTGCACACaatcttcacagccaatcaaaTTATGCATTTACCAATGGCTACTCTGTCTTATTGTCCAATGAAattgctcaccagggtttttgaattttcaactgactaagactatcacttgactctaaagatggcgtttgcacaggttgtcgaaacgtcagtcacaaacaacagtccttctcaggactccaatcacccagatgatctttttcaaccaAGGTAGGTAGGAAATGAATTGTTTTCAATGGGAATTAAAATCCTAAGAGGTTGTTATCATAATTTGTCTAACATGGAGCACGACTCTCTCTACCCTTAGTTGTACTTATGTTGATACCTAATCCTCCATACATATGGAGACTTACTTCCCAGTGGACGAGTTGTCTTACCCTCATGACTATTTTCTCGGCAACTCCGGGAGGGAATCCCATCTTGTCATCTCGGTTATGCATTACACGGAAAAAGTCAGTCTTCCGTGACAAAAAGCTGAAAATAGCATCCAAAAAGGGTTCCACTTGTTCACAATGTTGAAGTATTCCCATGAAAACATCATCAAACTTCGTTGGATCCATTTCATGTACTTCTATCAGCGTCGTTTCCAGAATACTTCAGAGAAATACCGCCCGCTACTGCTCAGGACAGCCTGGGGACAAAGTTGAGCCGCACGAGTACAACCGCTGATCTCTGTGCTACAACGACCTTACGATACTACGATGAGATTTTCACATACCTTTCTTTTCCGCTCAATTAACAGTtaggaacattattgccaaatttcaaCTTCGTGCGATGGCGAAAACCCTACTATTTTTACGATTATCATCTATAATTTTCGCCTTGTTActacgacctggttaccaatgcttgaGGGCAGGTCGCAAGAAACTTCGCGGGAAAAGTGGTGACCacattttctcaagtcaaaccCGACACATGGCTAATTTCTTACACGATTCCAGCGAGTTTATATTTTAGCAAAGTACataaatctttcaattcaatatgTTAGGAAGTCGTTGTGCTGTTCAGGGCTGTAGCAACCGCAGAAACTAAGCGGCAGGACTGCCTTTGCATGCGAGTCCAACCGACAGAACGAGAGATCTCTTTGCTCGGTGcacttcgaggaaaattgttttactcgAGCTTTCGATCCGACACAGCGTTGGCAACTTAAACCCGGTTCTTTGCCCAGCATATGGGGAAGAAAGGAGCCATCTACCGAGAGGGATTCAACGAGACAACGTCGTATGAAGGAGAAGGAGCGGCAAAAGCTGCAAAAGGTTAGGTTCTTATGGGTTCTTATGTTCAACATTTGCGCTCTCATGCAcaagatgtttgatattttaatatcgccAATTTAAAGAATTCACTATTTACAACAATAAAATATGAATGTATCTCGTCAATCCCAAAGATCAGAAAAGTGCGTGGTAAgatttcaaagcggacagactgcaaatgatagtagttgctaaaaaatatatctgtgttgcaactgttcatcagtaggatgcctaaaatgtgtgcaattctacaattggtttcggctccattaaatcctattgGGGCCCTTGTTAACCCGGGCGACGACCCAGCCGGTATGGATTTGTTCATATTTGTGTTCATCATAAGAGTAAAAGAGGCACGTGATGTTATATAGTATAATAACCATGCAAGTGCCAGTACATGGCCGAATAAAGGTAGCACATGATGTTAAAACAGTAAGTACCATTTCTCTTTCCTCCGATTTTGAAGGCTTGCCATCACACGCTTAGCTTGTAGGACGCTGTATTGTGGTAGCAAGGGctaaattactgacaaaatagCTGGTAAATAAATATGGtttatgtgaagtgatatatgaaatgtttcatatattgaactgcggatttgacctcacgaggtcacgggttcaaaccccgttgaagtcctgactttttcaggcttctatacgcaattgctcaaattgcgtttataactgcgatgatcacagctTACTTAATATGGTCTATGTTACGCACTAAATCggttgattttaagaaaaaaatgtagacaattctggttttccagaaaattacTAAAAAACGCGAGGCGCTGATCCGAAGCAGTTTGTTTTGAAATAGAACTTTATGTTCGAGGTTTACGATTGTTTCGATACAAGTAGATTagatacaaattgaagtcgtttcgagacattATCGAAGTCGGTTCGATACATGCAGAAAGTCGActcgattcgattcaactcgGCAATattcaggcccgtagcagggggaGAGGCAGAGGCGCTTTAGCCCCGCcgagaaattttcagatttcaattaaatttcgctacaaaagtggaatgttgcttactaaaatggacagctgtcaatggaagctacagtttccaagtattgtcgatcatagtaagattatgtaatgtgcaatttggaattgtgtaaaggaacgaaatcgtattttttgctctgccaaatacgaccaacagctttaaaatatctgcatatttttcatcaaaatagacagaagcaaaatggatcgaaatgcaccaatgacaatccctgaatTTGGCCTCTTGCACTTTTTTGGTTTCGaagaggtccgccagtgtaaaatataccacTGAACTAGAAAAAAACCTAGGTTTTTCAGCGTTTACATTGAAAGCCTTtcaatgtcttcacaagagccactgaaatagaaatccaaacgagataacagACATTTTatttgtacagcgaatgcacatgcgtggatgtcttgtaccagtatgcaccagcgcgtactatatggaaaaacacaagacttataatggctATGAACCATAAACAAGaatgtttctgcaagagcgcatctGCAGTCGTTAAATGTGTaccaccgcaagacacacttgaacgtaccacatggaggaaataagtagaatgctgttgtatatataggaatagCTACCAATTACTTATCGAGCTGAGtagacgaaagggatctgtcgcgtgtggtctaggggccgacatttctctccctccctgcctggcgacaggtatctgaaacttggctccaaaagcgacctccgagccgaaatctcggggagcatcgttcggtacggcgctctggcaccacgtccagaggtactgttgctttggtattttgttggcgcatgcgcagctaccctagaactgaagttcaTGCAAAATGGaaatgacaaagacacatctcagtcctccagatcaagtctttgtaaacgtatcagatagtccataccagcctaaaattttcaaagacctTCGGGAATAAGAAtccaacaaaaagatcatttcaaacagcatggtttgaacgatttaagtggttgcatcatgacgagagaagagatgcTGCTTGCtgccatacttgcttgaaagcacttcagagCGGAATGCTAACTTCATCTGATGCAGACCCAGAGTTTACAAAAAATGGATATTCTAGCTGGAAAAATGCAAtggagaaaaaggaaaaatttcaaaagcaCGAATCGTCTGATTCGCATATGGCAAAAACAAGGATTTTCGTGTTCTAAGAACGCACGTTACGCACTttccagacggtgaattttcgacaatagagagatttagcttcgtgTTTACGggcaacgtcaaacggcaaacggcaggctgctgcttgtcgtaaaaggaagaaaattatcttattctagcttatttctctgtttttagtacttgctccatagctgtggctaacaggcaaaatacaagctgaaaccaaataatttttacgagtttttggtaaaagggaaatttcagcctgccgtttgccgtaaacgcgatgctaaatctctctaattggcacatggataggctttttctttctctcgctgttaCAAAAAAACCATCAAATTTTACAGACACATTAAAGGTaatacgcgtcaaaaacgaaaCTTGCGAATACtttgaacttgaactttgaactttaCTTTTGAAATACCTCCAATATTCATGTACAAATTTTCTTGTAGCTTCGTCAGTTGGAACTGTTTGAATATTTAATCTGTTTcccctaaaacaaagaaaattcacc
This region includes:
- the LOC136919441 gene encoding nudC domain-containing protein 3-like, with translation MDPTKFDDVFMGILQHCEQVEPFLDAIFSFLSRKTDFFRVMHNRDDKMGFPPGVAEKIVMRVFERYQGILNKNKMSSSMENPKSVSGGDVPSMLHSNSQESAYNATPVTRQTETPPATQSSVQIETSLSHEIDSQPSDSSFQAKKDIEKDNSKGLEPGKSADCYNGAVLDRYSWSQTIRDIEVKIPVPSSIIKGRDVGVEIKSGYLKVWLKKGVSPITGSGVLLDGNLQRTVKSEESMWLLEAGEFVVINLEKREERFWTAVLEGDTEIDKSKVDTTRDISDFDEQTQSDFEHVMYDHHQKLQGKPTSQEKKTHELLKQAWNAKGSPFAGTEFDPSKVNVSPSYG